A part of Paenibacillus sp. sptzw28 genomic DNA contains:
- a CDS encoding peroxiredoxin-like family protein, which produces MEGLQYPKLQDELAAVTKHGLEALPKEVIAAFERSISELRESGTAKGLTVGVQAPDFMLANQEGNNISLSEEIAKGPVILTFYRGDWCPFCNLEIKAYQRIMDSIHAAGAQLLAISPLTPDNSLADQQKNELNFHVLSDIGNRVAKKYNLKFKLPDNLHQIYSSLGFALDKFNGDDSWELPVPATYIIDKQGMISAASVNPDYRTRMEPAEVLNILRSL; this is translated from the coding sequence TTGGAAGGCTTACAATACCCGAAATTGCAGGATGAGCTGGCTGCCGTTACAAAGCATGGATTGGAGGCACTGCCTAAAGAGGTGATCGCAGCGTTCGAACGATCAATATCGGAGCTCCGGGAATCGGGCACTGCCAAAGGCTTGACAGTTGGAGTGCAAGCGCCAGACTTCATGTTGGCGAATCAGGAAGGAAACAACATTTCCTTGTCTGAAGAAATCGCAAAAGGGCCTGTTATCCTCACTTTTTACCGGGGGGATTGGTGTCCGTTCTGCAACTTGGAGATAAAGGCGTATCAGCGCATCATGGACAGCATTCATGCTGCAGGTGCCCAATTATTGGCTATCAGTCCTTTAACACCGGATAATTCGTTAGCCGATCAGCAAAAAAACGAATTAAATTTTCACGTCTTAAGCGATATCGGGAACCGGGTAGCGAAGAAGTATAATCTAAAGTTCAAGCTTCCGGACAATCTTCATCAGATATACAGCTCGCTCGGTTTTGCGCTGGATAAATTTAATGGCGACGATTCCTGGGAGCTCCCCGTACCGGCCACTTATATTATCGACAAGCAAGGAATGATCAGTGCTGCGAGCGTGAATCCGGATTATCGAACACGGATGGAGCCTGCAGAAGTATTGAACATTCTACGTTCCTTGTAA